The following are encoded together in the Lathyrus oleraceus cultivar Zhongwan6 chromosome 3, CAAS_Psat_ZW6_1.0, whole genome shotgun sequence genome:
- the LOC127126325 gene encoding insulin-degrading enzyme-like 1, peroxisomal, translated as MAVGKDNTEIVKARIDKRDYRRIVLGNSLQALLISDPDTDKCAASMSVGVGYFSDPAGLEGLAHFLEHMLFYASEKYPVEDSYSKYITEHGGSTNAFTSSENTNYFFDVNTDGFEEALDRFAQFFTKPLMSADATMREIKAIDSENQKNLLSDGWRMNQLQKHLTAEDHPYHKFSTGNWDTLEVRPKAKGIDTRNELIKFHEENYSANLMHLVVYTNESLDKIQNLVEEKFRDIRNTNRDYFRTSGQPCKPDHLQIVVRTVPIKQGHKLRVVWPVTPEILHYMEGPSRYLAHLIGHEGEGSLYYILKKLGWATSLSAGESDLSLDFSFFKVVIDLTDAGHEHMQDIVGLLFKYIKLLQQSGVCKWIFEELSAVCETKFHYQDKIPPSDYVVNIASNMQYYPPKDWLVGSSLPSKFSPSVIQMVLDQLSPNNVRIFWESKNFQGHTDKVEPWYGTAYSIEKITASTIQGWVLSAPNENVHLPAPNKFIPTDLSLKVAPEKVKFPVLLSRSSYSALWYKPDTLFSTPKAYVKINFNCPYAGNSPEAEILTHIFTQLLMDYLNDNAYYAQVAGLYYSISHTDAGFQVNLLGYNHKLRILLETIVEEIATFRVKTDRFSVIKETVTKEYQNFKYQQPYQQAMYYCSLILQDQTWPWVEQLEVLPALQAEDLAKFVPVMLSRTFLECYVAGNIESQEAEAMTVHIEDVLFKCSKPLCQPLFPSQHLTNRVAKLESGINYFYPSECLNPNEENSALVHYIQVGRDDFKLNAKLQLFALVAKQPTFHQLRSVEQLGYITVLMQRNDCGVRGLQFIIQSTVKAPGSIQERVEAFLKMFETKLNEMTIEEFKSNVNALIDMKLEKHKNLREESTFFWREVNDGTLRFDRRDFEIEELRKLTLEELIDFFNEYVKVGALRKRTLSVRVHGKLHSSEYKSEASEPHLARIDNIFAFRKSQSLYGSFKGLSGQMKL; from the exons ATGGCGGTGGGAAAAGATAACACAGAGATTGTGAAGGCACGAATCGATAAGAGAGATTACAGAAGAATCGTTCTCGGTAACTCTCTTCAAGCTCTCCTCATCAGCGATCCAGATACCGATAAG TGTGCTGCTTCCATGAGCGTTGGCGTTGGCTACTTCTCTGATCCTGCTGGTCTTGAAGGCCTCGCACATTTCCTAG AGCACATGCTGTTTTATGCTAGCGAAAAGTACCCTGTGGAAGATAGCTATTCCAAGTATATTACTGAG CATGGAGGAAGCACCAATGCTTTTACATCTTCTGAGAACACCAATTATTTTTTTGATGTAAACACTGATGGTTTTGAAGAGGCTCTTGACAG ATTTGCTCAATTCTTTACTAAACCATTGATGTCCGCTGATGCTACCATGAGGGAAATTAAAGCTATTGACTCTG AAAACCAGAAAAATTTATTGTCTGATGGGTGGAGAATGAACCAG CTTCAGAAACATCTCACTGCTGAAGATCACCCATATCATAAATTTAGCACAG GGAACTGGGACACTTTGGAAGTTAGACCAAAAGCAAAAGGAATAGACACAAGGAATGAGCTTATCAAATTCCATGAAGAAAACTATTCTGCTAATCTAATGCACCTCGTTGTATATACAAATG AAAGCCTTGATAAAATTCAAAACCTTGTTGAAGAAAAGTTCCGAGATATTAGAAACACCAATCGAGATTATTTTCGCACCTCTGGTCAGCCATGCAAACCAGATCATTTACAG ATTGTTGTCAGGACTGTCCCAATAAAACAAGGTCACAAATTAAGAGTTGTATGGCCAGTGACCCCTGAAATTCTGCATTACATGGAAGGGCCAAGCAGGTATCTTGCTCATCTTATTGGCCATGAAGGAGAAGGGTCTTTATATTACATTCTGAAAAAATTAG GATGGGCTACAAGCTTGTCTGCGGGTGAATCAGATTTGAGTTTGGACTTTTCCTTTTTCAAAGTTGTGATTGATCTTACTGATGCTGGCCATG AACACATGCAAGATATCGTTGGGTTGTTGTTCAAGTACATTAAACTTCTACAACAGTCTGGTGTTTGCAAATGGATATTTGAAGAG CTTTCAGCGGTTTGTGAGACTAAGTTTCACTATCAGGATAAAATTCCTCCTAGTGATTATGTCGTTAATATTGCATCAAATATGCAG TACTATCCTCCAAAAGATTGGTTGGTTGGATCATCACTGCCTTCTAAGTTTAGCCCTAGTGTTATCCAAATGGTTCTAGATCAGCTTTCTCCAAACAATGTTCG AATCTTTTGGGAATCAAAAAATTTTCAAGGACATACTGATAAGGTGGAACCATGGTATGGAACTGCATATTCCATTGAAAAAATCACTGCCTCAACAATTCAG GGGTGGGTGCTTTCCGCTCCTAACGAAAATGTGCATCTTCCAGCTCCTAACAAATTCATTCCAACTGACTTGTCTCTTAAAGTTGCGCCAGAGAAA GTGAAATTTCCAGTTTTGTTAAGCAGGTCTTCTTATTCAGCATTATGGTACAAGCCAGATACATTGTTTTCCACACCAAAGGCTTATGTTAAGATTAATTTCAATTGCCCATATGCTGGAAACTCTCCTGAGGCTGAAATTTTGACGCACATTTTCACTCAGCTATTGATGGACTACTTGAATGATAATG CTTATTATGCTCAGGTTGCTGGTTTGTATTATAGCATAAGCCATACAGATGCCGGTTTCCAG GTGAATCTCCTTGGTTATAATCACAAATTAAGGATTCTACTTGAAACTATTGTTGAAGAGATTGCAACATTCAGAGTGAAAACTGACAGGTTCTCAGTTATCAAG GAAACGGTGACCAAGGAATACCAGAATTTCAAGTACCAACAACCCTATCAGCAGGCTATGTACTATTGTTCTTTGATACTACAGGATCAAACCTGGCCTTGGGTAGAACAGCTAGAAGTACTTCCTGCCCTTCAAGCGGAAGATCTTGCTAAATTTGTGCCAGTAATGCTCTCAAGGACCTTTTTAGAGTGCTACGTAGCAG GAAACATTGAAAGCCAGGAAGCAGAGGCGATGACCGTGCACATAGAAGATGTTCTTTTTAAGTGTTCAAAACCTTTATGCCAACCTTTATTCCCATCTCAGCATTTGACAAATAGGGTTGCTAAGCTTGAGAGTGGCATAAATTACTTTTACCCTTCAGAATGTCTTAATCCCAATGAAGAGAATTCTGCTCTAGTGCACTATATACAG GTTGGTCGAGATGACTTTAAGCTGAATGCCAAACTTCAGCTTTTTGCTCTTGTCGCAAAGCAACCGACCTTTCACCAGCTTCGATCAGTTGAGCAGCTGGGGTACATTACTGTGCTCATGCAGAG gaatgattgtggtgtaCGTGGACTACAGTTTATCATTCAGTCCACAGTAAAG GCTCCTGGAAGCATCCAAGAGAGAGTTGAGGCATTTCTCAAGATGTTTGAGACCAAGCTTAACGAGATGACAATTGAAGAATTCAAG AGTAATGTAAATGCTTTGATTGATATGAAATTAGAGAAGCACAAGAACTTGAGGGAAGAATCAACCTTTTTCTGGCGAGAGGTTAATGATGGTACTTTGAGATTTGATAGGAGAGACTTTGAG ATTGAAGAATTAAGGAAGCTCACTCTTGAAGAATTGATAGATTTCTTCAATGAATATGTCAAAGTTGGTGCTCTTCGAAAGAGGACTTTAAGTGTACGCGTTCATGGAAAGCTTCATTCTTCTGAATACAAATCAGAAGCTTCAGAACCACACTTGGCTAGAATAGATAACATTTTTGCTTTTAGAAAATCACAGTCTCTTTATGGTTCATTTAAAGGTCTTTCTGGGCAGATGAAATTGTAG
- the LOC127126326 gene encoding uncharacterized protein LOC127126326 — MAEHFVNQGKEYADARPSYPPQLFQFIASKTLSHNLAWDVATGTGQAAKSLTTLYKNVIATDASEKQLEFATKLPNIRYQHTPSTMSMTELEQMVSSQGTIDLVTIAQALHWFDLSSFYKQVNWVLKKPHGVIASWCYTSPRVNDAVDAMHNKLYSLDAKPYWDPRRELLEDNYRSIEFPFDPVEGVDHTGPFEFEGETVMDVDDFLNYIRSRSAYQTSKKKGVELLKDEVIEEFKLAWGDDGQKIAKFQVYLRIGKVRDA; from the exons ATGGCAGAACATTTTGTGAACCAGGGAAAAGAATATGCAGATGCAAGACCAAGTTATCCACCACAGCTCTTTCAATTCATAGCTTCTAAGACTCTCTCTCACAATCTTGCTTGGGATGTTGCCACCGGAACCGGCCAAGCTGCTAAATCT TTAACTACTTTGTACAAGAATGTTATTGCTACAGATGCTAGTGAGAAACAGCTTGAATTTGCGACCAAACTTCCTAACATACGATACCAACACACCCCATCAACCATGTCCATGACTGAGCTTGAACAAATGGTGTCATCTCAAGGAACCATAGACCTTGTCACCATTGCTCAAGCCCTTCACTGGTTTGACCTCTCATCTTTCTACAAACAAGTCAACTGGGTTCTCAAGAAACCCCATGGTGTCATTGCTAGTTGGTGTTACACTTCACCAAGAGTTAATGATGCGGTTGATGCTATGCACAATAAGTTATATTCTCTTGATGCAAAGCCTTATTGGGATCCAAGACGTGAGTTACTTGAGGATAATTATAGAAGTATTGAGTTTCCATTTGATCCTGTGGAAGGAGTTGATCATACGGGACCGTTTGAGTTTGAGGGTGAGACTGTGATGGATGTTGATGATTTCTTGAATTATATTAGATCAAGATCAGCTTATCAGACATCAAAGAAGAAAGGAGTTGAGCTTCTTAAGGATGAGGTTATTGAAGAATTCAAACTTGCTTGGGGTGATGATGGACAAAAGATTGCTAAGTTTCAAGTATATTTGAGAATTGGAAAAGTAAGGGATGCTTGA